Proteins encoded in a region of the Corallococcus caeni genome:
- a CDS encoding nuclear transport factor 2 family protein, with the protein MTTSTRDEWRTELSRRFTAFVEAYERGSLEALSRLFWHDDDIVVVGTHSNLHFIGWERVEHSFRTQFGSLRDLRVTLRSEQLWHGGAAPSTMACLTVPAMDVSFVGGSGPVTFENIRVACAFERRGTEWRMVQMHWSLPRKEVLVDHGSR; encoded by the coding sequence GTGACGACCTCGACGCGGGATGAATGGAGGACGGAGCTCTCACGGCGCTTCACCGCGTTCGTGGAGGCCTATGAGCGCGGGAGCCTGGAGGCGCTGTCCAGGTTGTTCTGGCACGACGACGACATCGTGGTCGTGGGCACGCACTCCAACCTCCACTTCATCGGCTGGGAGCGCGTGGAGCACTCCTTCCGCACCCAGTTCGGGAGCCTGCGCGACCTCCGCGTGACGCTGCGCTCGGAGCAGCTCTGGCACGGAGGGGCCGCGCCCTCCACGATGGCGTGCCTCACGGTGCCCGCGATGGACGTCTCCTTCGTCGGAGGCAGCGGGCCCGTCACCTTCGAGAACATCCGCGTGGCCTGCGCCTTCGAGCGCCGGGGCACCGAGTGGCGGATGGTCCAGATGCACTGGTCGCTCCCGCGCAAGGAGGTGCTGGTGGACCACGGGAGCCGCTGA
- a CDS encoding non-ribosomal peptide synthetase/type I polyketide synthase, with protein sequence MNFISARPGPDLATLFESHARDTPEAVAVHSEEGVLSYDTLNRRANRLARRLQALGVGPDQPVGIHVDRTPATLVGLLGILKAGGAYLPLEPSHPSERLAAMVEDSGMRVLVGRREAVQGLRFQGHVVEAPTADEPPDERDAVNVKGGAGPDSLAYILYTSGSTGSPKGVCIPHRGVVRLVLDAGFMGFRREDRVLQAASYAFDASTLEVWGALLNGATLCLVSRETLLSPPLLAAKLRREAISAAVLSTSLFHQLAAAIPDAFGGLRVLMVGGDVLDGRWVARVMAQGRPQRLLNSYGPTECTTSATAYELHAPPAPGGSIPIGRPLARLQLHVLDDTGKPLSVGEAGELYLGGEGLARGYLNRPDLTGERFLPDPFSDMPGARMYRTGDRARWLEDGNLEFLGRVDHQVKIRGARVELGEIESVLRAHAGVGDAVVRVHEASPGDKRLVAYVSRREGAALEDAELRAYLGSKLPDFMLPHAVMVLDRLPLNSSGKVERQLLPAPRFGSGEGETPRTPLEQEIARVWSEVLGTQQAGRQDRFMESGGDSLLAIRLIERLEQAVSVRLPVRALFDSPNIAELARLVELARNEGRRLALPPIVPVDRTRPLPLSDAQRQLWLLEQVAPRSAVYNEPFTLHLPGDLQPDALERAFLSLIARHEVLRTTFGSTPDGPFQRVEADVPFHLRRVDLRALPESLRGAKASRLATQEARAPFDLEHGPLLRATWIRLSAAESRLFLVMHHLIVDGFTMAAFLQELHRFYLSEATALPPLRLQYGDFAVWQQGPRYQEAIAPHLDWWKQALAGAAHLELPTQHARPPVPSFRGAKHVVRIPRDLLESVKALGRGEDATLFMTMLAALGALLHRYSGAEDLLVGGAFSGRSREDSQALSGHFVNLLPLRLRFSAGLSVRGLLAQVRRVCLEALEHQDAPLLRIVEAVNPPRIPGVNPLFQVSCTLEPRIAVPESGWRVEPHDIDTGTSKLDLSIELDERPDGMSVRWEYALDVFEPWMIHQLGDHFVTLLAEAVRDPERPVAALPLLSEAEQTRLFEWAQGPVEDLSHADCLHHPFEAQVERTPDATALVFQGRTLSYRALNAEANRLAHHLQSQGIGPGDFVGVCLQRSLELITAMLATLKAGAAYVPLDPAYPRARLEFTARDAGLSCILAQEATRALMDGAGVPVVALEQVRGGSEENPRVHVTGDDLAYVIYTSGSTGQPKGVRIGHRSAGHLSGTVASDFGFAPGKRVAQCSRFGFDFSVGEIFPTISSGATLCLMAQEDVAAGEELADFLEQQRIHLAMFTPAALGSMAWRALPDLKTLVIGGEELPARLVDTWAPGRRFIQVYGPTEATVFTTTTECTAGQGPYAIGTPLPGYEVYLLDEALAPVPVGVRGALYIGGKGLAHGYLNRPELDAERFIPHPFSAEPGARLYKSGDVASHRPDGRIDFHGRSDRQLKLRGFRIELGEIEAALRKHPDVRDAVVEPRLLAGERHLVGYVIPRDAATAPRLLTPAFRDSLGETLPPHMVPRELVLLDAFPLGPTGKLDRDALPLPAVRAQAAAPEASQSSAREQALERIWCRILGVERVGRQEGFFDAGGNSLLLARVQSALASELGIRVSMATLFQFPTLEALARHLDEDSRPRPVPVAPEPERSPSRSEHIAVIGSAGRFPGAPSVDALWTLLVEGREGLSRFSREALLAAGEDPQLLDDPAYVRASGLLEDAESFDAAFFGYSPLDARLMDPQLRVFLECAWEALETAGYDPKRLPGRAGLFAGSGVPRYWLDQVLPRFRSLSVASEAYRSILGNPWQFLATATAYQLGLRGPALTVQTACSTSLVAVHLACQSLRTGESDVALAGGVSLFASGPSGYLHEQGGITSPDGHCRPFDAKAQGTVPSSGVGIVVLKRLEDALRDGDSIQAVIRGSAINNDGNAKVGFTAPGVEGQRDVITRAHADAGVAPRHITYVEAHGTATPLGDPLEVQALRLAFGAREASEPAVVLGALKSNVGHLDSAAGVAGLIKTTLALEHRFLPGTVHFEHAHPEAGLERSPFVVSREGRPWSVPEGFPRLAGVSSFGIGGTNAHVVLEEAPSAKVLAAGTAMEVLTLSARSGEALGAASRRLADHLERHPGQSLADVAYTLQEGRTAFGYRRAITCETPEEAIAKLRRDGSAQLASTPLPEVCFLFPGTGTQEPGMGAEWYRRAPAYREAFDECAAHFGREVERDLRAALLTVDDGTRAEEALRAPSLGMAAIFTTEYALAKLLGAWGLHPTSLLGHSLGEYAAACLSGVLSLEQAVSLVALRGRLCDALPPSGMLAVPLSEAVLTQELPPALSLAAVNGPGQCVVAGTLEALEDFAARLQERGIKTKWLPRTKGFHSALVEPAMQPLTELARTMRPRSPAIPLVSNVTGTCMTGDDARDPTYWARHLRHTVRFSAGLELLLEDRERIFVEVGPGRTLSTLTQLNPRVGRERLVLHTLGARAGRRHLAERDEQALLQAVGQLWSVGFPVDWSRVRGSGPRRRVVLPTYPFERKRYSLAEKAPPPARPPVSTEPRALSREEVRASMEALWKELLGVDTLTPDSHFFELGGTSLLVVQLNRELKSRLSVTLSLHAVLEHPTLGAWVHAVQEELERTGRPLLKEAPLRMELQAGRRGRTPLFLVQPIGGTVYTYLPLAKRLGADIPVHAFRASGLEPGEVLYRDVPAMARTYVDELLTFQPQGPFWLGGHSSGGVIAYEMAAVLLERGHSVAGVIQIDTVTVDDSRRLGIRSVGDVLRLIDAFQEISPRAADGLRAAMELDARLRDVVLATNEAIAAYAPERHAVPLVYLRASERDAVLDSHAAAWWQALTTAPFQAHDVQGNHFTVMEEPAVAEVARLIREHLTAGRDTGRDDLDAG encoded by the coding sequence ATGAATTTCATCTCCGCGCGCCCGGGGCCAGACCTCGCCACGTTGTTTGAGTCACACGCACGAGACACCCCCGAAGCCGTGGCGGTGCATTCCGAAGAGGGTGTGCTCAGCTATGACACCCTCAACCGGCGCGCGAACCGGCTGGCACGGCGGCTCCAGGCCCTGGGCGTGGGGCCCGACCAGCCCGTGGGCATCCACGTCGACCGCACACCGGCGACGCTGGTGGGATTGCTGGGCATCCTGAAGGCAGGAGGCGCCTATCTGCCATTGGAGCCGAGCCATCCTTCAGAGCGGCTCGCCGCGATGGTGGAGGACTCCGGGATGCGGGTCCTCGTGGGTCGGCGCGAGGCAGTCCAGGGACTGCGCTTCCAGGGGCACGTCGTCGAAGCGCCCACCGCGGACGAGCCTCCAGACGAACGCGATGCCGTGAACGTGAAGGGCGGGGCGGGGCCGGACTCGCTGGCCTATATCCTCTACACGTCGGGCTCCACGGGCAGCCCCAAGGGTGTGTGCATCCCGCACCGGGGCGTGGTGCGGCTGGTGCTGGATGCGGGCTTCATGGGCTTCCGGCGCGAGGACCGCGTGCTCCAGGCCGCGTCGTATGCCTTTGATGCCTCGACGTTGGAGGTCTGGGGGGCGCTCCTGAATGGCGCGACGTTGTGTCTGGTTTCACGGGAGACCCTGCTGTCGCCCCCGCTCCTCGCGGCGAAGCTCCGGCGTGAGGCCATCTCCGCCGCGGTGCTGAGCACGTCGCTGTTCCATCAACTGGCGGCGGCCATTCCAGACGCGTTCGGCGGGCTCCGCGTCTTGATGGTGGGCGGCGACGTGCTGGACGGCAGGTGGGTGGCGCGAGTCATGGCGCAGGGAAGGCCCCAGCGGCTGCTCAACAGCTACGGCCCCACCGAGTGCACCACCTCCGCGACGGCGTATGAGCTCCACGCGCCGCCAGCTCCGGGAGGGTCCATTCCCATCGGCAGACCGCTCGCGCGGCTCCAGCTTCACGTCCTGGACGACACTGGGAAGCCGCTGTCCGTGGGCGAGGCGGGTGAGCTGTACCTGGGCGGGGAAGGGCTCGCGCGGGGCTACTTGAACCGGCCTGACCTGACCGGCGAGCGGTTCCTCCCGGATCCCTTCAGCGACATGCCCGGGGCGCGGATGTACCGGACGGGAGACCGGGCGCGGTGGCTGGAGGACGGCAACCTGGAGTTCCTGGGGCGGGTGGACCACCAGGTGAAGATTCGCGGCGCGCGGGTCGAGCTGGGGGAGATTGAAAGCGTGCTGCGCGCGCATGCCGGGGTCGGTGACGCCGTGGTCCGGGTGCACGAAGCGTCTCCCGGAGACAAGCGGCTGGTCGCGTATGTCTCACGGCGTGAAGGCGCGGCCCTGGAGGACGCGGAGCTGCGCGCGTATCTGGGCTCGAAGCTGCCGGACTTCATGCTCCCGCATGCGGTCATGGTGCTGGACCGGCTGCCGCTCAACTCCAGTGGCAAGGTGGAGCGTCAGCTGCTTCCGGCGCCGCGCTTCGGGAGCGGTGAGGGCGAGACGCCGCGCACGCCGCTGGAGCAGGAGATCGCGCGCGTCTGGTCGGAGGTCCTGGGGACGCAGCAGGCCGGAAGGCAGGACCGCTTCATGGAGTCGGGCGGGGACTCGCTGCTCGCGATCCGCCTCATCGAGCGGCTGGAGCAGGCGGTGTCCGTCCGCCTGCCCGTGCGGGCGCTCTTCGACAGCCCGAACATCGCGGAGCTGGCGCGGCTGGTGGAACTGGCACGGAACGAGGGTCGGCGCCTCGCCCTTCCCCCCATCGTCCCGGTGGACCGGACGCGGCCCCTGCCGCTGTCGGATGCCCAGCGGCAACTGTGGCTCCTGGAGCAGGTGGCGCCCCGGAGCGCCGTCTACAACGAGCCCTTCACGCTGCACCTGCCCGGCGACCTCCAGCCCGACGCACTGGAGCGCGCGTTCCTGTCACTCATCGCCCGGCATGAGGTGCTGCGAACGACCTTCGGCTCCACGCCGGACGGTCCCTTCCAGCGGGTGGAAGCCGATGTGCCGTTCCACCTGCGACGCGTGGACCTGCGCGCCCTTCCTGAGAGCCTGCGGGGCGCGAAGGCGTCGCGGTTGGCCACCCAGGAGGCGCGTGCGCCCTTCGACCTGGAGCACGGGCCGCTGCTGCGGGCGACGTGGATCCGGCTGAGCGCGGCGGAGAGCCGTCTCTTCCTGGTGATGCACCACCTCATCGTGGATGGCTTCACGATGGCGGCGTTCCTCCAGGAGCTACATCGGTTCTACCTGTCGGAGGCGACCGCGCTTCCGCCCTTGCGGCTCCAGTACGGCGACTTCGCCGTCTGGCAGCAGGGGCCTCGATACCAGGAGGCCATCGCGCCGCACCTCGACTGGTGGAAGCAGGCGCTCGCGGGGGCTGCGCACCTGGAGCTGCCCACTCAGCATGCGCGGCCTCCGGTCCCGAGCTTCCGGGGCGCGAAGCACGTCGTGCGGATCCCCAGGGACCTGTTGGAGTCGGTGAAGGCGCTGGGACGCGGCGAGGACGCCACGCTCTTCATGACGATGCTGGCGGCGCTGGGGGCGTTGCTGCACCGCTACTCCGGCGCGGAGGACCTGCTGGTCGGAGGGGCCTTCTCCGGACGGAGCCGCGAGGATTCGCAGGCCCTCTCCGGGCACTTCGTGAACCTGCTGCCGCTGCGGCTGCGCTTCTCCGCCGGGCTGAGCGTCCGGGGCCTGCTGGCGCAGGTGCGCCGCGTCTGTCTGGAGGCGCTTGAACACCAGGACGCGCCGCTCCTGCGCATCGTGGAGGCGGTGAACCCGCCGCGCATCCCCGGCGTGAACCCGCTGTTCCAGGTGTCCTGCACGCTGGAGCCGCGCATCGCGGTGCCGGAGTCGGGCTGGCGGGTGGAACCCCATGACATCGACACGGGGACGTCGAAGCTGGACCTCTCCATCGAGCTGGATGAGCGGCCAGACGGCATGTCCGTGCGGTGGGAGTACGCGCTGGATGTCTTCGAGCCCTGGATGATCCACCAGCTCGGCGACCACTTCGTGACGCTGCTGGCCGAGGCCGTGCGCGACCCGGAGCGGCCGGTGGCGGCGCTGCCCTTGCTCTCCGAAGCGGAGCAGACGCGGCTGTTCGAATGGGCGCAGGGGCCCGTGGAGGACCTGTCGCACGCGGACTGCCTGCATCACCCGTTCGAAGCGCAGGTGGAGCGCACGCCGGACGCGACAGCCCTCGTCTTCCAGGGCCGGACCCTGAGCTACCGGGCCCTGAACGCGGAGGCGAACCGGCTGGCGCATCACCTCCAGTCGCAGGGCATCGGGCCCGGAGACTTCGTGGGGGTGTGCCTCCAGCGGTCCTTAGAGCTGATCACCGCCATGCTGGCGACGCTGAAGGCGGGCGCGGCCTACGTGCCGCTGGACCCCGCGTATCCCCGAGCGCGGCTGGAGTTCACGGCGCGGGACGCGGGGCTGAGCTGCATCCTCGCGCAGGAGGCGACGCGCGCGCTCATGGACGGCGCGGGCGTTCCGGTGGTCGCGCTGGAGCAGGTGCGCGGTGGCTCGGAGGAGAATCCCCGGGTCCATGTCACCGGGGATGACCTCGCGTACGTCATCTATACCTCCGGTTCGACGGGCCAACCCAAGGGCGTGCGCATCGGGCACCGGAGCGCGGGGCACCTGTCCGGGACCGTGGCCTCCGACTTCGGCTTCGCACCGGGAAAGCGCGTGGCGCAGTGCTCCCGGTTCGGCTTCGACTTCTCCGTCGGGGAGATCTTCCCGACGATCTCCTCCGGCGCCACGCTGTGCCTGATGGCTCAGGAGGACGTGGCCGCCGGTGAGGAGCTGGCGGACTTCCTGGAGCAACAGCGCATCCACCTCGCGATGTTCACGCCGGCGGCGCTGGGCTCCATGGCGTGGCGGGCGCTCCCGGACCTGAAGACGCTCGTGATTGGCGGTGAGGAGCTCCCCGCGCGGCTCGTGGACACCTGGGCCCCGGGCCGCCGGTTCATCCAGGTCTATGGGCCCACCGAGGCCACGGTCTTCACGACGACCACGGAGTGCACCGCGGGCCAGGGCCCGTACGCCATCGGGACGCCGCTTCCGGGCTACGAGGTCTACCTGCTGGATGAAGCGCTGGCGCCCGTCCCCGTGGGCGTGCGCGGCGCGCTCTACATCGGAGGCAAGGGGCTGGCGCACGGCTACCTGAACCGGCCCGAGCTCGACGCGGAGCGGTTCATCCCCCATCCCTTCAGCGCGGAGCCGGGCGCCCGCCTCTACAAGAGCGGTGACGTCGCCAGCCACCGGCCGGACGGCCGCATCGACTTCCACGGGCGGTCGGATCGCCAGCTCAAGCTGCGCGGCTTCCGCATCGAGCTGGGCGAAATCGAAGCGGCGCTGCGCAAGCATCCCGACGTTCGCGACGCCGTGGTCGAACCCCGGCTGCTCGCGGGAGAGCGGCACCTGGTGGGCTACGTCATTCCCCGGGATGCCGCCACGGCGCCACGGTTGCTGACGCCCGCGTTCAGGGACTCGCTGGGCGAGACGCTTCCACCGCACATGGTTCCCCGGGAGCTGGTGCTGCTGGACGCGTTCCCGCTGGGGCCCACGGGCAAGCTGGACCGCGACGCGCTGCCGCTTCCTGCCGTCAGGGCCCAGGCCGCTGCTCCCGAAGCCAGTCAGTCCTCGGCGCGGGAGCAGGCGCTGGAACGCATCTGGTGCCGGATTCTCGGCGTGGAACGCGTGGGCAGGCAGGAGGGCTTCTTCGACGCGGGTGGCAATTCGCTGCTGCTCGCGCGGGTACAGTCCGCGCTGGCCTCGGAGCTGGGCATCCGCGTGAGCATGGCCACGCTGTTCCAGTTCCCGACCCTCGAAGCCCTCGCGCGGCACCTGGACGAAGACTCCCGCCCGCGCCCGGTCCCGGTGGCCCCGGAGCCTGAGCGAAGCCCCTCGCGTTCGGAGCACATCGCCGTCATCGGCAGCGCGGGGCGGTTCCCGGGAGCGCCCAGCGTCGATGCGCTGTGGACGCTGCTGGTGGAGGGACGCGAGGGCCTCTCCCGCTTCAGCCGGGAGGCGCTGCTCGCCGCGGGCGAGGACCCCCAGCTCCTGGACGACCCCGCGTATGTCCGGGCCTCGGGCCTGCTGGAGGACGCGGAGTCCTTCGACGCCGCGTTCTTCGGCTACAGCCCCCTGGACGCGCGGCTGATGGATCCGCAGCTGCGCGTGTTCCTGGAGTGCGCCTGGGAGGCGCTCGAGACGGCGGGCTACGACCCGAAGCGGCTTCCCGGCAGGGCGGGGTTGTTCGCGGGCTCCGGCGTGCCGCGCTACTGGCTGGATCAGGTGCTTCCGCGCTTCCGCTCCCTGTCCGTGGCCTCGGAGGCGTACCGGTCCATCCTGGGCAATCCGTGGCAGTTCCTCGCCACGGCGACGGCATATCAGCTGGGCCTGCGCGGGCCCGCGCTCACGGTGCAGACCGCCTGCTCCACGTCGCTGGTGGCCGTGCACCTGGCCTGTCAGAGCCTGCGCACCGGCGAGTCCGACGTGGCCCTGGCGGGGGGCGTCTCCCTCTTCGCGTCCGGTCCGTCCGGCTACCTCCACGAGCAGGGCGGCATCACGTCTCCGGATGGGCACTGCCGTCCCTTCGACGCGAAGGCGCAGGGCACGGTGCCCTCCAGCGGTGTCGGCATCGTGGTGCTCAAGCGGCTGGAGGACGCGCTGCGGGACGGTGACTCCATCCAGGCCGTCATCCGGGGCTCGGCCATCAACAACGACGGCAACGCCAAGGTCGGCTTCACCGCCCCGGGCGTGGAGGGACAGCGCGACGTCATCACACGGGCCCACGCCGACGCGGGCGTGGCCCCCCGCCACATCACCTACGTCGAGGCCCACGGCACGGCGACGCCGCTGGGCGACCCGCTGGAGGTCCAGGCGCTGCGGCTCGCCTTCGGAGCGCGTGAGGCGTCCGAGCCCGCGGTCGTCCTGGGGGCGCTCAAGAGCAACGTGGGGCACCTGGACTCGGCGGCCGGGGTGGCGGGGTTGATCAAGACGACGCTGGCCCTGGAGCACCGCTTCCTTCCGGGGACCGTCCACTTCGAGCACGCGCATCCGGAAGCGGGCCTGGAGCGTTCGCCCTTCGTCGTGAGCCGGGAGGGGCGGCCGTGGTCCGTGCCCGAGGGCTTCCCGCGCCTCGCGGGGGTCAGCTCGTTTGGCATTGGCGGGACGAACGCGCACGTCGTCCTGGAGGAAGCGCCGTCCGCGAAGGTCCTCGCCGCGGGCACGGCGATGGAGGTGCTGACGCTCTCGGCGCGGAGCGGGGAGGCGCTGGGCGCGGCCTCGCGGCGGCTCGCGGATCACCTGGAGCGGCATCCCGGACAGTCACTGGCGGACGTCGCGTACACGTTGCAGGAAGGCCGGACGGCGTTCGGGTACCGGCGCGCCATCACCTGCGAGACACCCGAGGAGGCCATCGCGAAGCTCCGGCGGGACGGCTCCGCGCAGCTCGCCTCCACTCCACTCCCGGAGGTGTGCTTCCTGTTCCCGGGGACGGGCACGCAGGAGCCGGGCATGGGCGCGGAGTGGTACCGGCGCGCGCCGGCGTACCGCGAAGCCTTCGACGAATGCGCCGCGCACTTCGGCCGGGAGGTGGAGCGCGACCTTCGCGCCGCGCTGCTCACGGTGGATGACGGGACGCGTGCGGAGGAGGCGCTCCGTGCGCCCTCGCTGGGCATGGCCGCCATCTTCACGACGGAGTACGCGCTGGCGAAGCTGCTGGGCGCCTGGGGCCTCCACCCGACGAGCCTCCTGGGTCACAGCCTGGGCGAATACGCCGCTGCCTGTCTCTCCGGTGTCCTGTCGTTGGAGCAGGCCGTGTCGCTGGTCGCGCTGCGCGGCCGGCTCTGCGACGCGCTGCCACCCTCCGGCATGCTGGCCGTGCCCCTGTCGGAAGCCGTGCTGACGCAGGAATTGCCACCCGCGCTGTCCCTGGCCGCGGTCAACGGCCCCGGCCAGTGCGTGGTGGCCGGCACGCTGGAGGCGTTGGAGGACTTCGCGGCGCGGTTGCAGGAGCGGGGCATCAAGACGAAGTGGCTGCCACGCACGAAGGGGTTCCACTCCGCGCTCGTGGAGCCGGCGATGCAGCCGCTCACGGAGCTGGCCCGGACGATGCGCCCGAGGTCCCCGGCGATTCCCCTGGTCTCCAACGTCACTGGCACCTGCATGACCGGGGACGACGCGCGCGATCCCACGTACTGGGCCCGCCACCTGCGACACACGGTCCGGTTCTCCGCCGGGCTGGAGCTGCTGCTGGAGGACCGTGAGCGGATCTTCGTGGAGGTGGGGCCGGGACGGACGCTCTCCACGTTGACGCAGCTGAACCCCCGGGTGGGGCGGGAGCGGCTGGTGCTGCACACGCTCGGCGCGCGCGCGGGACGGCGGCACCTGGCGGAGCGCGACGAACAGGCGCTGCTCCAGGCCGTGGGACAGCTCTGGTCCGTGGGCTTCCCCGTGGACTGGAGCCGGGTGCGCGGAAGCGGACCGCGCAGGCGCGTCGTGCTGCCGACGTATCCCTTCGAGCGCAAGCGGTACTCGCTGGCGGAGAAGGCCCCACCGCCCGCGCGACCTCCCGTCAGTACCGAGCCCCGGGCCCTGAGCCGCGAGGAGGTGCGGGCCTCCATGGAGGCGCTCTGGAAGGAGCTGCTCGGCGTGGACACGCTGACGCCGGACAGCCACTTCTTCGAACTGGGCGGCACGTCCCTGCTGGTCGTGCAGCTCAACCGCGAGCTCAAGTCGCGGCTGTCCGTGACCCTGTCGCTGCACGCGGTGCTGGAGCACCCGACGCTGGGCGCCTGGGTGCACGCGGTCCAGGAGGAGCTGGAGCGGACGGGGAGGCCGCTCCTCAAGGAGGCGCCGCTGCGGATGGAGCTGCAGGCGGGACGGCGCGGACGGACGCCGCTGTTCCTGGTGCAGCCCATTGGAGGCACCGTCTACACGTACCTGCCGCTGGCGAAGCGGCTGGGCGCGGACATACCCGTGCACGCGTTCCGCGCGTCGGGGCTGGAGCCGGGCGAGGTGCTCTACCGCGACGTGCCGGCGATGGCGCGCACGTACGTGGACGAGCTGCTGACGTTCCAGCCCCAGGGCCCCTTCTGGCTGGGCGGCCATTCATCGGGCGGCGTCATCGCGTACGAGATGGCGGCCGTGCTGCTGGAGCGCGGCCACTCCGTGGCGGGCGTCATCCAGATCGACACGGTGACGGTGGACGACTCGCGCAGGCTGGGCATCCGGAGCGTCGGGGACGTGCTCCGGCTCATCGATGCGTTCCAGGAGATCTCCCCGCGCGCGGCGGACGGACTGCGGGCGGCGATGGAGCTCGACGCGCGGCTGCGCGACGTGGTGCTCGCGACCAACGAGGCCATCGCGGCGTACGCGCCGGAACGTCACGCGGTGCCGCTCGTGTACCTGCGGGCCTCGGAGCGGGACGCGGTGCTGGATTCGCACGCGGCGGCATGGTGGCAGGCGTTGACGACCGCTCCGTTCCAAGCCCACGACGTGCAAGGCAACCACTTCACCGTCATGGAGGAGCCCGCCGTGGCGGAGGTGGCGCGGCTCATCCGGGAGCACCTGACCGCGGGAAGGGACACGGGACGTGACGACCTCGACGCGGGATGA
- a CDS encoding metal-dependent hydrolase — protein MNPIVHAELSWLLAQGLRERRDRLLVTCAGLAPDLDGLSLLAGEEFYSRYHHVIFHGYVGALVTLAVCTALARQRAAVALLSVTAFHGHLLCDLAGSGPGWPIHYLWPQSLEAWSWSGQWNLASWQNSLIGLAATLACLACALPFRRTALELLSPRWDAEVVRTVRRRFSRQGDSGPA, from the coding sequence ATGAACCCCATCGTCCACGCCGAACTGTCCTGGCTCCTGGCGCAAGGCCTGCGCGAGCGGCGTGACCGCCTCCTGGTCACCTGCGCGGGGCTGGCGCCGGATCTGGATGGTTTGTCATTGCTGGCGGGTGAAGAGTTCTATTCGCGTTATCACCACGTGATTTTTCATGGCTATGTGGGAGCGCTCGTCACGTTGGCGGTCTGTACGGCCTTGGCACGGCAGCGAGCAGCCGTGGCCCTGCTGTCGGTGACTGCATTCCACGGGCATCTGCTGTGCGACCTCGCCGGGAGCGGTCCCGGCTGGCCCATCCACTATCTGTGGCCCCAGAGCCTGGAGGCGTGGTCCTGGTCCGGCCAGTGGAACCTGGCGTCGTGGCAGAACTCGCTCATTGGACTGGCCGCGACGCTGGCGTGTCTGGCGTGCGCCCTGCCCTTCCGGCGGACCGCGCTGGAGCTGCTGTCACCGCGCTGGGACGCGGAGGTGGTCCGTACGGTGCGGCGGCGCTTTTCCAGACAGGGGGATTCCGGCCCGGCCTGA
- a CDS encoding glutaminyl-peptide cyclotransferase produces MRRLPWSLSLSLLCLACAPTQRQTPDAGAPEATPQRLAVNIVHTYPHDPTAFTQGLQFHQGQLYESTGEKGDLRRISLEQAAPLWKESLPDVFPEGLASDGERLYQLTWQDETLYVWNGTPPAREKQVAYAGEGWGLCYWRGQLVRSDGTATLRFHDPKDFHVKSQVQVTLQGVPQEMLNELECAEDGVYANVWHSNTLLKIDYATGRVLAVIDASALAQAVRGRVHSYEAVLNGIALEPGTGRLFLTGKLWPDLFEVTLVGPAATP; encoded by the coding sequence ATGCGCCGCCTCCCCTGGTCCCTGTCGTTGTCCCTGCTGTGCCTGGCGTGCGCGCCCACGCAGCGCCAGACGCCGGACGCGGGCGCCCCGGAGGCCACGCCCCAGCGGCTGGCGGTGAACATCGTCCACACGTATCCGCACGACCCCACGGCGTTCACGCAGGGGCTCCAGTTCCACCAGGGCCAGCTCTATGAGAGCACCGGTGAGAAGGGCGACCTGCGCCGCATCTCGCTGGAGCAGGCGGCGCCCCTGTGGAAGGAGTCCCTGCCGGACGTGTTCCCGGAGGGGCTCGCGAGCGACGGTGAGCGGCTGTACCAGCTCACCTGGCAGGACGAGACGCTCTACGTGTGGAACGGCACGCCGCCCGCGCGGGAGAAGCAGGTGGCCTACGCGGGCGAGGGCTGGGGCCTGTGCTACTGGCGGGGCCAGCTGGTGCGCAGCGACGGCACGGCCACGCTGCGTTTCCACGACCCGAAGGACTTCCACGTGAAGTCCCAGGTGCAGGTGACGCTTCAGGGCGTGCCGCAGGAGATGCTCAACGAGCTGGAGTGCGCGGAGGACGGCGTCTACGCCAACGTCTGGCATTCCAACACCCTCCTGAAGATCGACTATGCGACGGGCCGCGTGCTGGCGGTCATCGACGCGTCGGCGCTGGCGCAGGCGGTGCGCGGGCGGGTGCACAGCTATGAGGCGGTGCTCAACGGCATCGCGCTGGAGCCCGGCACCGGCCGCCTGTTCCTCACCGGCAAGCTGTGGCCCGACCTCTTCGAAGTGACCCTGGTGGGGCCCGCCGCCACGCCGTAG
- a CDS encoding response regulator, producing the protein MLLKREIPSQPLQESTPMVHEQPEGVARGAAWEDPHSEPARAPRILVADDQLEMRTLIRKMLVRRGYEVVEAADGPDLVRVLVEGLTAEESRAPDLIITDVRMPGFTGLEVLARLRREQWTTPVILITAFGDVQLHREALRLGAACVLNKPFDMDELRGAVEVALAVTRE; encoded by the coding sequence ATGCTCTTGAAGCGGGAGATCCCCTCTCAACCCCTCCAGGAGTCCACGCCCATGGTGCACGAGCAGCCGGAAGGGGTCGCGCGCGGCGCGGCCTGGGAAGACCCCCACTCCGAGCCCGCCAGGGCCCCGCGCATCCTGGTGGCGGATGATCAGCTGGAGATGCGCACGCTCATCCGCAAGATGCTCGTGCGGCGGGGCTATGAGGTGGTGGAGGCGGCGGACGGGCCGGACCTGGTGCGCGTCCTCGTGGAGGGGCTGACGGCGGAGGAGTCGCGCGCGCCCGACCTCATCATCACCGACGTGCGCATGCCGGGCTTCACGGGCCTGGAGGTGCTCGCCCGGCTGCGGCGCGAGCAGTGGACCACGCCGGTCATCCTCATCACCGCTTTCGGCGACGTGCAGCTGCACCGCGAGGCCCTCCGCCTGGGGGCCGCCTGTGTGCTCAACAAGCCGTTCGACATGGACGAGCTGCGCGGCGCGGTGGAAGTGGCCCTCGCGGTGACGCGCGAGTAA